From the genome of Brienomyrus brachyistius isolate T26 chromosome 8, BBRACH_0.4, whole genome shotgun sequence, one region includes:
- the LOC125748004 gene encoding PHD finger protein 20-like isoform X2 has product MSKTPPNRRGITFEVGAQLEARDSLKNWYAANIEKIDYEDEKVLIHYRQWSHRYDEWFDWASPYLRPVERIQLRREGLQDDCPIPGFHVNDKVLASWSDCRFYPAKVIAVNRDASYTVKFYDGVIQTVKGIHVKPFVKERKGGRSKASDRSQEKPPGRRAVGCRQGKPLENGQNQRGRPSSSDQDQESESEEDEEEEEDSDDGQERSEDQPQGEESAGKRERGMKRRTSEGETRGEQRKRRTAERKRPAERSRELESEGAALKEESSISERREAREGGSSGEWLVENSCTENKEESEEVNISMGIQACEEGGVQGTSGEDMHREAVTKVEDERGDSKEEEKEAAVAQCHPLGRRTRHRLSTARWAENADGGVLELRKRRISLGQSTPSKRSKPDAATDKDSTTEPKPAEPPSKEMSESGPDPAPPSSASTTDSKEGCGDTGQWGEPSHPGDGEAPAPPAKVPVRRQANNPNRFSREPLYRVIKNQPPPVLFINLDHNPFKCEVPNCHKSFRKAKLLHYHMKYYHSGDTVQEGALSPGCGINTRASDKQSAGVVPKSPKRRRTVSASMHSSIHSPHRTPQSPRGGGKASIRPVEKRRTSAPPAVHMQNTQRTLLREKIKENHVEKAGRRLQERDRGDIETALLKPREDGREKKHDFLRIKLKKKKKKKKKSKSAYTGSEENIDISLFGFPPKLSLSHKLPPSHKHKFESHGCGTGQLSKGLICVDDEASGSDWSSDSLGWSEDEVELDVTTPSQDLAISMAMEDSDIVRCVCEVEEENDFMVQCEGCLCWQHGVCMGLLEESVPGKYACYICRDPPGQRQSQRYWCDRDWLSSGHMYGLPFLEENYSHQNAKKIAATHQLLGDVHRVAEVLSGLQLKMSVLQSQTSPDLKMWRQPWRQAEKPKKRSVAGGVATWSPLPSDVEQKGGAAPEATATDKVPPRPLQASYISSEHCYQKPCAYYPAGERRLVVETWGGSPSTELERGLLSTEEPLEREWGTAHGAPDRARHGTEEDGRRWMLAAWAREESVLGTGEPAGGAGCLPRQWQNNLLDHIEAVQDEVTNRMDFIERELDVLESWLDYTGELEPPEPLARLPQLKRRIKQLLCELTKVQQIAHCCST; this is encoded by the exons ATGAGCAAGACTCCCCCCAACCGGCGAGGGATAACATTTGAGGTGGGAGCGCAGCTGGAGGCTCGGGACAGCTTGAAGAACTG GTACGCGGCCAACATCGAGAAGATCGACTACGAGGACGAGAAGGTCCTGATCCATTACCGCCAGTGGAGCCACCGCTACGACGAGTGGTTCGACTGGGCCAGCCCATACCTTCGACCCGTAGAGCGGATCCAACTGCGTAGGGAAGGCCTTCAGGACGACTGCCCCATCCCC GGCTTTCATGTAAACGATAAGGTTCTAGCCAGCTGGTCCGATTGCCGCTTCTACCCTGCCAAGGTTATAGCCGTCAACAGAGATG CTTCCTACACTGTGAAGTTCTACGACGGCGTCATCCAGACGGTTAAAGGGATTCACGTCAAGCCGTTCGTCAAAGAG AGGAAGGGGGGGAGGTCGAAGGCCAGTGACAGGAGCCAGGAGAAGCCGCCCGGGCGGAGGGCAGTGGGGTGTCGTCAGGGGAAACCGCTAGAGAACGGCCAGAACCAGAGGGGGCGGCCCAGCAGCTCGGATCAGGACCAAGAGAGCGAGAGTGAGGAGGacgaagaagaagaagaggacAGCGACGACGGACAGGAGAGGAGTGAAGATCAGCCCCAGGGTGAGGAGTCGGCGGGCAAACGGGAGAGAGGCATGAAGCGGCGAACTTCTGAGGGGGAGACCCGGGGGGAGCAGAGAAAGAGGAGGACTGCAGAGAGGAAGAGGCCGGCAGAAAGGAGCCGGGAGCTGGAGTCAGAGGGAGCCGCCCTTAAGGAGGAGAGTTCCATCTCGGAGAGGAGGGAAGCGCGAGAAGGTGGGAGCTCAGGGGAGTGGCTGGTAGAAAACTCCTGCACAGAAAACAAGGAGGAGAGCGAGGAGGTGAACATCTCAATGGGGATACAAGCCTGTGAGGAAGGAGGAGTGCAGGGCACCTCTGGGGAGGACATGCATCGGGAGGCAGTGACCAAGGTGGAGGATGAGAGAGGGGATAGCAAGGAAGAGGAAAAAGAGGCTGCAGTGGCGCAGTGCCACCCACTGGGCAGGAGGACCCGACACCGCCTCTCCACAG CGAGGTGGGCGGAGAATGCAGATGGCGGCGTCCTGGAGCTCCGGAAGAGGCGGATCTCCCTTGGACAGTCCACACCCTCGAAGAGAAGCAAGCCGGATGCTGCCACAG ACAAGGACAGTACCACAGAACCAAAACCTGCTGAGCCCCCAAGTAAGGAGATGTCTGAGTCAGGACCTGACCCTGCCCCTCCATCCTCTGCATCAACCACAGACAGCAAGGAGGGGTGTGGGGACACTGGCCAGTGGGGGGAACCCAGTCACCCCGGAGATGGGGAGGCACCAGCGCCCCCTGCCAAAG TACCTGTGAGACGACAGGCTAATAACCCTAACAGGTTCAGCCGGGAGCCAC tgtACAGAGTCATCAAAAACCAGCCCCCACCCGTTCTCTTCATCAACCTCGACCACAACCCCTTCAAATGTGAGGTTCCCAACTGCCACAAGTCCTTCCGTAAGGCTAAGCTGCTTCACTACCACATGAAGTACTACCACAGCGGGGACACCGTCCAGGAGGGGGCCCTGAGCCCCGGGTGTGGCATTAATACGCGGGCATCTGACAAGCAGAGTGCTGGCGTGGTGCCCAAGAGCCCCAAGAGGAGGCGTACTGTCTCTGCCTCCATGC ACTCCTCCATACACAGCCCTCATCGCACCCCCCAGTCCCCCCGTGGTGGAGGCAAGGCGAGCATCAGGCCGGTGGAAAAGCGCCGCACATCGGCACCCCCTGCTGTCCACatgcagaatacccagagaacGTTGCTCCGGGAGAAGATCAAGGAGAACCATGTGGAGAAGGCTGGCCGCAGGCTGCAGGAGAGGGACAGGGGCGACATAGAGACAG CTCTCCTCAAACCTCGGGAGGACGGCAGGGAAAAGAAGCACGATTTCCTCCGAATCAAGctgaaaaagaagaagaagaagaagaagaagtccAAGTCTG CGTACACGGGTAGTGAGGAGAACATTGACATCTCGCTATTTGGCTTCCCGCCCAAACTGAGCTTGTCGCATAAATTGCCCccctcacacaaacacaagttTGAGTCGCACGGCTGCGGCACAGGGCAGCTCAGCAAAGGGCTGATCTGCGTGGACG ATGAAGCCAGCGGCAGCGACTGGTCATCTGACAGCCTTGGCTGGAGCGAGGATGAGGTGGAGCTGGATGTAACCACACCCTCTCAGGACCTTGCCATCTCCATGGCGATGGAGGACTCTGACATTGTGCGGTGTGTCTGTGAGGTGGAGGAGGAAAATGACTTCATGGTGCAG TGCGAGGGCTGTCTGTGCTGGCAGCATGGTGTCTGCATGGGGCTTCTGGAGGAGAGCGTGCCAGGGAAATATGCCTGCTACATCTGCAGGGATCCGCCAG GCCAGCGGCAGAGCCAGCGGTACTGGTGTGACCGGGATTGGCTGAGCAGCGGTCACATGTATGGCCTGCCCTTCCTGGAGGAGAACTACTCGCATCAGAACGCCAAGAAGATCGCTGCCACGCACCAGCTACTGGGGGACGTGCACCGCGTGGCCGAAGTGCTCAGTGGCCTGCAGCTGAAGATGAGCGTCCTGCA GAGTCAGACCAGCCCCGACCTGAAGATGTGGCGGCAGCCCtggaggcaggcagagaaacccaAGAAGAGGAGCGTGGCCGGGGGCGTGGCCACATGGTCCCCACTGCCGAGCGACGTCGAGCAGAAGGGCGGGGCGGCCCCAGAGGCCACAGCGACGGACAAAGTGCCAccacgccccctgcaggcctcTTACATCAGCAGCGAGCACTGCTACCAGAAGCCATGTGCGTACTACCCAGCAGGGGAGCGCCGGCTGGTGGTGGAGACGTGGGGCGGGTCTCCCAGCACGGAGCTGGAGCGTGGCCTGCTCAGTACCGAGGAACCGTTGGAGCGTGAGTGGGGCACGGCCCACGGAGCCCCAGATCGAGCCAGACACGGCACG GAGGAGGACGGCCGCAGGTGGATGCTGGCCGCGTGGGCGCGTGAGGAGAGCGTGCTGGGCACCGGggagccagcagggggtgctggcTGCCTGCCACGCCAATGGCAGAACAACCTGCTGGATCACATCGAGGCCGTGCAGGACGAGGTCACGAACCGCATGGATTTCATCGAGAGGGAGCTGGATG TCCTGGAGAGCTGGCTTGACTACACGGGCGAGCTGGAGCCCCCCGAGCCTCTGGCCCGCCTGCCCCAGCTGAAGCGCCGCATAAAACAACTGCTCTGTGAGCTGACCAAAGTGCAGCAGATCGCCCACTGCTGTTCCACATGA
- the LOC125748004 gene encoding PHD finger protein 20-like isoform X1, protein MSKTPPNRRGITFEVGAQLEARDSLKNWYAANIEKIDYEDEKVLIHYRQWSHRYDEWFDWASPYLRPVERIQLRREGLQDDCPIPGFHVNDKVLASWSDCRFYPAKVIAVNRDASYTVKFYDGVIQTVKGIHVKPFVKERKGGRSKASDRSQEKPPGRRAVGCRQGKPLENGQNQRGRPSSSDQDQESESEEDEEEEEDSDDGQERSEDQPQGEESAGKRERGMKRRTSEGETRGEQRKRRTAERKRPAERSRELESEGAALKEESSISERREAREGGSSGEWLVENSCTENKEESEEVNISMGIQACEEGGVQGTSGEDMHREAVTKVEDERGDSKEEEKEAAVAQCHPLGRRTRHRLSTARWAENADGGVLELRKRRISLGQSTPSKRSKPDAATDKDSTTEPKPAEPPSKEMSESGPDPAPPSSASTTDSKEGCGDTGQWGEPSHPGDGEAPAPPAKVPVRRQANNPNRFSREPLYRVIKNQPPPVLFINLDHNPFKCEVPNCHKSFRKAKLLHYHMKYYHSGDTVQEGALSPGCGINTRASDKQSAGVVPKSPKRRRTVSASMHSSIHSPHRTPQSPRGGGKASIRPVEKRRTSAPPAVHMQNTQRTLLREKIKENHVEKAGRRLQERDRGDIETALLKPREDGREKKHDFLRIKLKKKKKKKKKSKSAYTGSEENIDISLFGFPPKLSLSHKLPPSHKHKFESHGCGTGQLSKGLICVDVDEASGSDWSSDSLGWSEDEVELDVTTPSQDLAISMAMEDSDIVRCVCEVEEENDFMVQCEGCLCWQHGVCMGLLEESVPGKYACYICRDPPGQRQSQRYWCDRDWLSSGHMYGLPFLEENYSHQNAKKIAATHQLLGDVHRVAEVLSGLQLKMSVLQSQTSPDLKMWRQPWRQAEKPKKRSVAGGVATWSPLPSDVEQKGGAAPEATATDKVPPRPLQASYISSEHCYQKPCAYYPAGERRLVVETWGGSPSTELERGLLSTEEPLEREWGTAHGAPDRARHGTEEDGRRWMLAAWAREESVLGTGEPAGGAGCLPRQWQNNLLDHIEAVQDEVTNRMDFIERELDVLESWLDYTGELEPPEPLARLPQLKRRIKQLLCELTKVQQIAHCCST, encoded by the exons ATGAGCAAGACTCCCCCCAACCGGCGAGGGATAACATTTGAGGTGGGAGCGCAGCTGGAGGCTCGGGACAGCTTGAAGAACTG GTACGCGGCCAACATCGAGAAGATCGACTACGAGGACGAGAAGGTCCTGATCCATTACCGCCAGTGGAGCCACCGCTACGACGAGTGGTTCGACTGGGCCAGCCCATACCTTCGACCCGTAGAGCGGATCCAACTGCGTAGGGAAGGCCTTCAGGACGACTGCCCCATCCCC GGCTTTCATGTAAACGATAAGGTTCTAGCCAGCTGGTCCGATTGCCGCTTCTACCCTGCCAAGGTTATAGCCGTCAACAGAGATG CTTCCTACACTGTGAAGTTCTACGACGGCGTCATCCAGACGGTTAAAGGGATTCACGTCAAGCCGTTCGTCAAAGAG AGGAAGGGGGGGAGGTCGAAGGCCAGTGACAGGAGCCAGGAGAAGCCGCCCGGGCGGAGGGCAGTGGGGTGTCGTCAGGGGAAACCGCTAGAGAACGGCCAGAACCAGAGGGGGCGGCCCAGCAGCTCGGATCAGGACCAAGAGAGCGAGAGTGAGGAGGacgaagaagaagaagaggacAGCGACGACGGACAGGAGAGGAGTGAAGATCAGCCCCAGGGTGAGGAGTCGGCGGGCAAACGGGAGAGAGGCATGAAGCGGCGAACTTCTGAGGGGGAGACCCGGGGGGAGCAGAGAAAGAGGAGGACTGCAGAGAGGAAGAGGCCGGCAGAAAGGAGCCGGGAGCTGGAGTCAGAGGGAGCCGCCCTTAAGGAGGAGAGTTCCATCTCGGAGAGGAGGGAAGCGCGAGAAGGTGGGAGCTCAGGGGAGTGGCTGGTAGAAAACTCCTGCACAGAAAACAAGGAGGAGAGCGAGGAGGTGAACATCTCAATGGGGATACAAGCCTGTGAGGAAGGAGGAGTGCAGGGCACCTCTGGGGAGGACATGCATCGGGAGGCAGTGACCAAGGTGGAGGATGAGAGAGGGGATAGCAAGGAAGAGGAAAAAGAGGCTGCAGTGGCGCAGTGCCACCCACTGGGCAGGAGGACCCGACACCGCCTCTCCACAG CGAGGTGGGCGGAGAATGCAGATGGCGGCGTCCTGGAGCTCCGGAAGAGGCGGATCTCCCTTGGACAGTCCACACCCTCGAAGAGAAGCAAGCCGGATGCTGCCACAG ACAAGGACAGTACCACAGAACCAAAACCTGCTGAGCCCCCAAGTAAGGAGATGTCTGAGTCAGGACCTGACCCTGCCCCTCCATCCTCTGCATCAACCACAGACAGCAAGGAGGGGTGTGGGGACACTGGCCAGTGGGGGGAACCCAGTCACCCCGGAGATGGGGAGGCACCAGCGCCCCCTGCCAAAG TACCTGTGAGACGACAGGCTAATAACCCTAACAGGTTCAGCCGGGAGCCAC tgtACAGAGTCATCAAAAACCAGCCCCCACCCGTTCTCTTCATCAACCTCGACCACAACCCCTTCAAATGTGAGGTTCCCAACTGCCACAAGTCCTTCCGTAAGGCTAAGCTGCTTCACTACCACATGAAGTACTACCACAGCGGGGACACCGTCCAGGAGGGGGCCCTGAGCCCCGGGTGTGGCATTAATACGCGGGCATCTGACAAGCAGAGTGCTGGCGTGGTGCCCAAGAGCCCCAAGAGGAGGCGTACTGTCTCTGCCTCCATGC ACTCCTCCATACACAGCCCTCATCGCACCCCCCAGTCCCCCCGTGGTGGAGGCAAGGCGAGCATCAGGCCGGTGGAAAAGCGCCGCACATCGGCACCCCCTGCTGTCCACatgcagaatacccagagaacGTTGCTCCGGGAGAAGATCAAGGAGAACCATGTGGAGAAGGCTGGCCGCAGGCTGCAGGAGAGGGACAGGGGCGACATAGAGACAG CTCTCCTCAAACCTCGGGAGGACGGCAGGGAAAAGAAGCACGATTTCCTCCGAATCAAGctgaaaaagaagaagaagaagaagaagaagtccAAGTCTG CGTACACGGGTAGTGAGGAGAACATTGACATCTCGCTATTTGGCTTCCCGCCCAAACTGAGCTTGTCGCATAAATTGCCCccctcacacaaacacaagttTGAGTCGCACGGCTGCGGCACAGGGCAGCTCAGCAAAGGGCTGATCTGCGTGGACG TAGATGAAGCCAGCGGCAGCGACTGGTCATCTGACAGCCTTGGCTGGAGCGAGGATGAGGTGGAGCTGGATGTAACCACACCCTCTCAGGACCTTGCCATCTCCATGGCGATGGAGGACTCTGACATTGTGCGGTGTGTCTGTGAGGTGGAGGAGGAAAATGACTTCATGGTGCAG TGCGAGGGCTGTCTGTGCTGGCAGCATGGTGTCTGCATGGGGCTTCTGGAGGAGAGCGTGCCAGGGAAATATGCCTGCTACATCTGCAGGGATCCGCCAG GCCAGCGGCAGAGCCAGCGGTACTGGTGTGACCGGGATTGGCTGAGCAGCGGTCACATGTATGGCCTGCCCTTCCTGGAGGAGAACTACTCGCATCAGAACGCCAAGAAGATCGCTGCCACGCACCAGCTACTGGGGGACGTGCACCGCGTGGCCGAAGTGCTCAGTGGCCTGCAGCTGAAGATGAGCGTCCTGCA GAGTCAGACCAGCCCCGACCTGAAGATGTGGCGGCAGCCCtggaggcaggcagagaaacccaAGAAGAGGAGCGTGGCCGGGGGCGTGGCCACATGGTCCCCACTGCCGAGCGACGTCGAGCAGAAGGGCGGGGCGGCCCCAGAGGCCACAGCGACGGACAAAGTGCCAccacgccccctgcaggcctcTTACATCAGCAGCGAGCACTGCTACCAGAAGCCATGTGCGTACTACCCAGCAGGGGAGCGCCGGCTGGTGGTGGAGACGTGGGGCGGGTCTCCCAGCACGGAGCTGGAGCGTGGCCTGCTCAGTACCGAGGAACCGTTGGAGCGTGAGTGGGGCACGGCCCACGGAGCCCCAGATCGAGCCAGACACGGCACG GAGGAGGACGGCCGCAGGTGGATGCTGGCCGCGTGGGCGCGTGAGGAGAGCGTGCTGGGCACCGGggagccagcagggggtgctggcTGCCTGCCACGCCAATGGCAGAACAACCTGCTGGATCACATCGAGGCCGTGCAGGACGAGGTCACGAACCGCATGGATTTCATCGAGAGGGAGCTGGATG TCCTGGAGAGCTGGCTTGACTACACGGGCGAGCTGGAGCCCCCCGAGCCTCTGGCCCGCCTGCCCCAGCTGAAGCGCCGCATAAAACAACTGCTCTGTGAGCTGACCAAAGTGCAGCAGATCGCCCACTGCTGTTCCACATGA
- the LOC125748004 gene encoding PHD finger protein 20-like isoform X3 has protein sequence MSKTPPNRRGITFEVGAQLEARDSLKNWYAANIEKIDYEDEKVLIHYRQWSHRYDEWFDWASPYLRPVERIQLRREGLQDDCPIPGFHVNDKVLASWSDCRFYPAKVIAVNRDASYTVKFYDGVIQTVKGIHVKPFVKERKGGRSKASDRSQEKPPGRRAVGCRQGKPLENGQNQRGRPSSSDQDQESESEEDEEEEEDSDDGQERSEDQPQGEESAGKRERGMKRRTSEGETRGEQRKRRTAERKRPAERSRELESEGAALKEESSISERREAREGGSSGEWLVENSCTENKEESEEVNISMGIQACEEGGVQGTSGEDMHREAVTKVEDERGDSKEEEKEAAVAQCHPLGRRTRHRLSTARWAENADGGVLELRKRRISLGQSTPSKRSKPDAATDKDSTTEPKPAEPPSKEMSESGPDPAPPSSASTTDSKEGCGDTGQWGEPSHPGDGEAPAPPAKVPVRRQANNPNRFSREPLYRVIKNQPPPVLFINLDHNPFKCEVPNCHKSFRKAKLLHYHMKYYHSGDTVQEGALSPGCGINTRASDKQSAGVVPKSPKRRRTVSASMHSSIHSPHRTPQSPRGGGKASIRPVEKRRTSAPPAVHMQNTQRTLLREKIKENHVEKAGRRLQERDRGDIETALLKPREDGREKKHDFLRIKLKKKKKKKKKSKSVDEASGSDWSSDSLGWSEDEVELDVTTPSQDLAISMAMEDSDIVRCVCEVEEENDFMVQCEGCLCWQHGVCMGLLEESVPGKYACYICRDPPGQRQSQRYWCDRDWLSSGHMYGLPFLEENYSHQNAKKIAATHQLLGDVHRVAEVLSGLQLKMSVLQSQTSPDLKMWRQPWRQAEKPKKRSVAGGVATWSPLPSDVEQKGGAAPEATATDKVPPRPLQASYISSEHCYQKPCAYYPAGERRLVVETWGGSPSTELERGLLSTEEPLEREWGTAHGAPDRARHGTEEDGRRWMLAAWAREESVLGTGEPAGGAGCLPRQWQNNLLDHIEAVQDEVTNRMDFIERELDVLESWLDYTGELEPPEPLARLPQLKRRIKQLLCELTKVQQIAHCCST, from the exons ATGAGCAAGACTCCCCCCAACCGGCGAGGGATAACATTTGAGGTGGGAGCGCAGCTGGAGGCTCGGGACAGCTTGAAGAACTG GTACGCGGCCAACATCGAGAAGATCGACTACGAGGACGAGAAGGTCCTGATCCATTACCGCCAGTGGAGCCACCGCTACGACGAGTGGTTCGACTGGGCCAGCCCATACCTTCGACCCGTAGAGCGGATCCAACTGCGTAGGGAAGGCCTTCAGGACGACTGCCCCATCCCC GGCTTTCATGTAAACGATAAGGTTCTAGCCAGCTGGTCCGATTGCCGCTTCTACCCTGCCAAGGTTATAGCCGTCAACAGAGATG CTTCCTACACTGTGAAGTTCTACGACGGCGTCATCCAGACGGTTAAAGGGATTCACGTCAAGCCGTTCGTCAAAGAG AGGAAGGGGGGGAGGTCGAAGGCCAGTGACAGGAGCCAGGAGAAGCCGCCCGGGCGGAGGGCAGTGGGGTGTCGTCAGGGGAAACCGCTAGAGAACGGCCAGAACCAGAGGGGGCGGCCCAGCAGCTCGGATCAGGACCAAGAGAGCGAGAGTGAGGAGGacgaagaagaagaagaggacAGCGACGACGGACAGGAGAGGAGTGAAGATCAGCCCCAGGGTGAGGAGTCGGCGGGCAAACGGGAGAGAGGCATGAAGCGGCGAACTTCTGAGGGGGAGACCCGGGGGGAGCAGAGAAAGAGGAGGACTGCAGAGAGGAAGAGGCCGGCAGAAAGGAGCCGGGAGCTGGAGTCAGAGGGAGCCGCCCTTAAGGAGGAGAGTTCCATCTCGGAGAGGAGGGAAGCGCGAGAAGGTGGGAGCTCAGGGGAGTGGCTGGTAGAAAACTCCTGCACAGAAAACAAGGAGGAGAGCGAGGAGGTGAACATCTCAATGGGGATACAAGCCTGTGAGGAAGGAGGAGTGCAGGGCACCTCTGGGGAGGACATGCATCGGGAGGCAGTGACCAAGGTGGAGGATGAGAGAGGGGATAGCAAGGAAGAGGAAAAAGAGGCTGCAGTGGCGCAGTGCCACCCACTGGGCAGGAGGACCCGACACCGCCTCTCCACAG CGAGGTGGGCGGAGAATGCAGATGGCGGCGTCCTGGAGCTCCGGAAGAGGCGGATCTCCCTTGGACAGTCCACACCCTCGAAGAGAAGCAAGCCGGATGCTGCCACAG ACAAGGACAGTACCACAGAACCAAAACCTGCTGAGCCCCCAAGTAAGGAGATGTCTGAGTCAGGACCTGACCCTGCCCCTCCATCCTCTGCATCAACCACAGACAGCAAGGAGGGGTGTGGGGACACTGGCCAGTGGGGGGAACCCAGTCACCCCGGAGATGGGGAGGCACCAGCGCCCCCTGCCAAAG TACCTGTGAGACGACAGGCTAATAACCCTAACAGGTTCAGCCGGGAGCCAC tgtACAGAGTCATCAAAAACCAGCCCCCACCCGTTCTCTTCATCAACCTCGACCACAACCCCTTCAAATGTGAGGTTCCCAACTGCCACAAGTCCTTCCGTAAGGCTAAGCTGCTTCACTACCACATGAAGTACTACCACAGCGGGGACACCGTCCAGGAGGGGGCCCTGAGCCCCGGGTGTGGCATTAATACGCGGGCATCTGACAAGCAGAGTGCTGGCGTGGTGCCCAAGAGCCCCAAGAGGAGGCGTACTGTCTCTGCCTCCATGC ACTCCTCCATACACAGCCCTCATCGCACCCCCCAGTCCCCCCGTGGTGGAGGCAAGGCGAGCATCAGGCCGGTGGAAAAGCGCCGCACATCGGCACCCCCTGCTGTCCACatgcagaatacccagagaacGTTGCTCCGGGAGAAGATCAAGGAGAACCATGTGGAGAAGGCTGGCCGCAGGCTGCAGGAGAGGGACAGGGGCGACATAGAGACAG CTCTCCTCAAACCTCGGGAGGACGGCAGGGAAAAGAAGCACGATTTCCTCCGAATCAAGctgaaaaagaagaagaagaagaagaagaagtccAAGTCTG TAGATGAAGCCAGCGGCAGCGACTGGTCATCTGACAGCCTTGGCTGGAGCGAGGATGAGGTGGAGCTGGATGTAACCACACCCTCTCAGGACCTTGCCATCTCCATGGCGATGGAGGACTCTGACATTGTGCGGTGTGTCTGTGAGGTGGAGGAGGAAAATGACTTCATGGTGCAG TGCGAGGGCTGTCTGTGCTGGCAGCATGGTGTCTGCATGGGGCTTCTGGAGGAGAGCGTGCCAGGGAAATATGCCTGCTACATCTGCAGGGATCCGCCAG GCCAGCGGCAGAGCCAGCGGTACTGGTGTGACCGGGATTGGCTGAGCAGCGGTCACATGTATGGCCTGCCCTTCCTGGAGGAGAACTACTCGCATCAGAACGCCAAGAAGATCGCTGCCACGCACCAGCTACTGGGGGACGTGCACCGCGTGGCCGAAGTGCTCAGTGGCCTGCAGCTGAAGATGAGCGTCCTGCA GAGTCAGACCAGCCCCGACCTGAAGATGTGGCGGCAGCCCtggaggcaggcagagaaacccaAGAAGAGGAGCGTGGCCGGGGGCGTGGCCACATGGTCCCCACTGCCGAGCGACGTCGAGCAGAAGGGCGGGGCGGCCCCAGAGGCCACAGCGACGGACAAAGTGCCAccacgccccctgcaggcctcTTACATCAGCAGCGAGCACTGCTACCAGAAGCCATGTGCGTACTACCCAGCAGGGGAGCGCCGGCTGGTGGTGGAGACGTGGGGCGGGTCTCCCAGCACGGAGCTGGAGCGTGGCCTGCTCAGTACCGAGGAACCGTTGGAGCGTGAGTGGGGCACGGCCCACGGAGCCCCAGATCGAGCCAGACACGGCACG GAGGAGGACGGCCGCAGGTGGATGCTGGCCGCGTGGGCGCGTGAGGAGAGCGTGCTGGGCACCGGggagccagcagggggtgctggcTGCCTGCCACGCCAATGGCAGAACAACCTGCTGGATCACATCGAGGCCGTGCAGGACGAGGTCACGAACCGCATGGATTTCATCGAGAGGGAGCTGGATG TCCTGGAGAGCTGGCTTGACTACACGGGCGAGCTGGAGCCCCCCGAGCCTCTGGCCCGCCTGCCCCAGCTGAAGCGCCGCATAAAACAACTGCTCTGTGAGCTGACCAAAGTGCAGCAGATCGCCCACTGCTGTTCCACATGA